The DNA window tgctctgctgtttcccatggccTCGCAAAGGAAGTGTGATTGCCAagtgttttctcattttgtttaaTCTGATACAAAAGGTCACCTCAAGTATCCTTTTGGTATTTGCTCCAGAGCTGAATGTAAGTGGTGGCAGCCCCAAGAAGAATTCATGTTGctaaacttcagaaatatttgggtttttagATACAAACAGATGTTTCCTTTTGGTAGCTTGATTTTCCGTGTGATATTCCAAGAAGCGTAATGGGTGTAGCTGAATCACAGATGAACATTTTCTGGAAATCAATTAATTTCACACACTGCTTCACCAGTTGTGAGAGTATAGCTTCACAGTTACGTGAAAGAGATAAACAATTGATTTAATCAGATTCCTATTTAAATAGACAACCAATTATTCTTAATATCCACAGCTAAATtttgcagcagaagcaggaaaatagaaaaattggCTCAAGTTCAGGTCTGATGTAGATCCACCGAAATTACCAAAAACTGGGCTGCTTTGGGGTTAGTTGTGCTTTACCAGTTTGGCACAATGTATTTGCAccaataaaacaaataattctAGGAACAACTATTTAATCTGGAGGATTTGTAAGCAACTGTTGGTTTATGCTCTAAGCCTGTAgtttaaatttgcttttaatatataataaacaTAGTTTCAGTTATATCCAATGCTGTTCTCCAAAACAATCCCTTTTGCAAAGTGATATATAACttcatataattttaaatggatGGTTAATAAAATCTTTCTGGATATATGAGAGGGCTTCTGTCCCCTCAGGAAAATACATGCCATTCCGACCTTTTCAGATGCAAAGTATGTGCTCTTTGGAAGTTTGTATTTATGGGTCAGACATAATGACTTTACATGGAAAAGATGAGTCAGGAAAACTCcatttactttttcagaagagtAAATTGACCATTTGAGGACACTAAAAGGGCAGAGGAATTATGAAACAAAGgttgtttaaaatgtttcagcatTGCAGTTAAGCAGATAAAGCATCAACTCTAACCCTTGACTTGAAAACACAGAGGTCATGACTCAGttttggcagctctgctgtaaTGACCCAGTTGCCATAATCCTGATgtttaaaaacctgaaaaggcagagaaggaggGGACACTGACGAGGCCTATTATacagcaaacaaaccaaaacccaagaAGCAAATCAACTGCCAAAGGCTTCTGAGAAATGCAGGCTGATGTCAGCAGTGCACAGAGGGGTGGCATGGGAGAGAAGGAGAGCACTGCGGGGGAGACCAGCAAGAGAAGCTGCCTAAAATTAAATGAGTGTCTTAGAGAATTATGCCAGATTCAGAATTCCTCTTTATAATGTATTAATTACTCTTGTTTTGAATGTTCAGATTCctgaacaaaaattaatttctgactGTTCTTGTCTGATTTTGATCACTTTCAGTCCAAAGGGCACTGTCTGAAAAACCGGAGCTACACAAGCTCTTTGAAGTGAAAACACACACAGGTGACAAAAGCTCTACCACTGGCCTGTATGTCAGGATTTTACCTCTGTCTGTCAAGAAACTTAAGAAACTAGTTTCAACCAAAATGAAAAGATCACAGACTTAGAACAGGAGAGGTCCAACAGCTTTTCCCTCTCAGGAGGGGAAGCAGTTGTTCTGAAGAATCAGACCAAATAGATCACATAGATCACTGGGGCTGTCTGCCTGCATTATTGTCAGCTGAATGATAAAGCTTTAGGCAAGAAACATGTTTCCTAAATCcataatttctctttccttgtaCTTTTTTGATACTGCATAAAACCAATACCCAATATTTTTACTTGCCatgctgcagaaaaatgcaaCCTGACTGGCTACAGAAGAACCTGGTCAAAACACAATATAAGAGGTACAAAACGTGACACCTCATTACAGAccacaaagagaaacaaaaagcagctaATAGTGATATAAAGGGAGGATAACAGGGAGGATAACAGCAGAGACACAGTGGGAGATACAGGGAGTATAACACGTGAATTTGGACAGCTATCCATGTAATGACCATAATGTTGAACCTGGATGTCTCTCgaaatctgtatttttcatattttgtaaGGCAACATTTTTTAAGCACCTCCAGCTTCTCAGACACATTGGATGCTCAGCCTCCTTAAACACATAATCCAGTCATTCTTACTGTATTACTCCAAAAGCCTCTAGACAGgcagagaagcaaaataaaatagggAAGAGGACAAAGAacatttcaggggaaaaacccaacaatatAGTAACTTATAAGTCCTAAAGTATAAAATCAGTTCTAGTGATGTTTTTCACGTGCTTAGATTTTTTAGTGTTCCAAATTTAAACAGCCAAATGATTATTCTAGTGCATACACGTTTGAGTCCTGCCACTACTCTCACTTCTGGTAGACTTTGGCAAATGTAGTATATGGCAAAGCTCTAATCCATCATGGTTTTTACCATGAGGGtgtgtgggggtgtgtgtgggaaacaaaaatcaaaacaaacaattcTGATTATTAGAGTTTGACTGTATTTGGAAGGTTGGAAAAATTGTCAATTCTCCTGTTTCATAAGCAACTGCATACCTCAAGGCCTAGGAGGTCGTAAATTATGATTTTCTACCACAGTATAAGTGAAaaggctaaaaataaaaacttataAGTGAGAATGGCAGAGATTTACAGGTACAGCTGTGCTAATTGGAATGGTTGGTGATTTTAGCAGGCTGGATAAAAGCATATGATCAGACTGAAATTCAGGTATGCCTCAGGTGCATTTGCAAGTGccaataaaaacaaatgaatcCAACATCTAAGTAGATCAGTATCACTGCAAGCTAACAGTTTGGAATTCATTAGTATTTTCTGCCTGTGACTTATTCTAAATACTTCTGAATAAAATATATGAGAGACTATTTGAAGGTGCACCCAATTATATACCACAGACACCTCAAAGAGCAGTTAGCACCTTCAGCAAACTGACAGTTACTTCAGCCTGTGCTGACTTAAGTTTAAAGAGGAAAACTAAGGAGACTTCATCTTCAAAAATGTCAGGTTTTTGATGTTGACTTTAGTGTGAATACTATTTATAACTCTCCAGTTACCAAATCAGCTTAGGTCCATACATATGTCATAGAATAAAGTTCTTAGCCATTCTGGTGACAAAGATGCTGAGCCAGAATCTCTTTTCCGTTTGAGCCACAGAAATGGAAGGAAGGGCTGCACCTCTACAGTCTCACGTTCTTAGGGATATCCTAGcaggaaaaccaaaaagctCTGCACTTTATGCATCAGAATAATATCAGTGGGATCCCAGTGAACCATTCCAATCACAATTCCTTAACAAAATAACTTCCATTTAAGCAGGATTTATTGAAAATTCAATACTCCTTCCTTTTCTTACTAAGAACAGACTGCATTTTGGCTGTTATCTGTAGGCTGTAAATGGCTGTTATCTCTTATTTCAAAACagataaaacaaaccaaaacaaactcccattatacagaatttaaaaatgagataggaaaaaaaaaaataaacatctgcTGGCCTGAACACCccaattttcttgaaaaaaacacCATATGCCACGAAGTGAGATGCCAAGAGAAGGTAGTGCTACACTCAGGTGGAAGGCACAAGCAGAACTGTACAGCAAGGATCCCAGCACCTTCACCAGGCTTACAAGAACTACTGGTAAGTTCCAGATTTTTGGCTTATTTGCTACTTCATCCATTTTCATACTGAACTCAGTGAGTATAGATAGCTCTGAGTTATTTCTGCCACCCTTGCATTAAAAGTTACAACAGAGTTTTATACTGCCAATACCTAATATAGGAGGGAtgctgggagaaagaaaaaccaaaggttttgacaaaatgttttaaataatatgGTTTTAGGCaacaagaggaagaggagaaatttggtttggggaaaattaatttgggTCCTTATGGGAATGTCTTTAAATTTCCAAGTTAACAACTTACAGCAATGCTCATGAAAGATTCTCCCTCTTTGGTAATTATCAGCTGAGACAGACATTTCCATGTCAGGTAACACTAAAGTTCATCTCTCCAATTTGATCAGATCTGAGAAGttatacatttctttttaaggtGAATGTCTTGGAGCACAGTCCTCCAATACAATTAATTCCATCACCACAGACCTATCACTGATGGGTACCTACATTAAGAGCCTTGAAGTCTTTTCACTCTCATGGAGTGAAAACAGAAGGATTAAGctgttgctgaaaaaaaaaggcaagctaGAACATCTGCTGTATGTACTGAGCAACACTGCAAACTGTCTCATAAGTCTAACATATGTTCCCTGTCTTGCAGCATGCTTGTTCAAGATTTAGATCGTGACATAGTAATGGCAAATAAACCATGTTATCCTTCAGTtataaacaacttttttttttctgaaaccatTCTTTTCCTGAGAGTGTATCTCTacagtgaaatgtttttttgaCCTTTTATGTGACTGGTATCACTACCGCATATTCTCCCCTACTTCAAATTGTTTTACAGAAATCAGATAGAGGCTGCTACAGTGCGGAgcaactttaaaattttaacttcaatatttcaatatttagcaagataaggaaaataaatggtaaTATCATAGATATGTCAATGGTACAATGACAGATGAGAGGCTAAAAATTGCACTAAAATATGGATTTGGACATATCAAAAGAGGTCTTTCTTACTGTCAGGATGAAGTACAGCAGTGTAACAATGAATCACAGATACAATTTCAGTGAACTTTTCTGGATCCAGATAGGATACGCGTGTATCTCCATGTAATATAATTTCTTAACGAATGCCGATCTTGGCTCTTATTGGCAAGGAATTAAATAAGAACACCATATAACTATTTACAGCATTCCTACCTTCTTCATATACCAGGGAAAGAATATTCCTTTCTTGACTTAAAACTGACATTCAGGTTTATTTCAAAGACAACATATCCCTGAACTATTTGTCTATTAGGAGATAAATCAGTCTCTCAATGAGAAAACTTGTCTCATTAGCTTTCTGTATATGATTCCTATCTATCATATTTATCCAGGCCTTCTTCAGCCATTCAAATTACTTCTAAATATTTACTACAAGTAAACAAACATACACTGAACTAATGACAATGAAACAAATTGCACATATGAGAAGCTAAGTGAACCAGGAAAATGCTGGCTAACAGGATTTTTGCCAAGGACTTCACAAAAAGCTTATCTGCTCTATTTCCTTGAATTCTTGTCTTATAGTcaagtttttggggttttttctagTCTCACATGGTGAAGCATAATGAACTAGACTAGCCCAGATTGATGTATCAGGTGCTACATTACAGTAAGGCATTTGCCATCACTAGAAGGCACAGCTGTGACTCTGCATGAATGTTTTGTTGGGCATTCATTCTCACAATAttctaaaaaataaaccacTCACTTCACAACCTCTGAGCACTTGCTACATTACAAAGTGCCATGCATATGGTGACTGACAGATTGCTTTAATGTTTGTTCAGATTGTGTCTTGGTACAGGTTCCATGTGGGTGGATCTCAGAAGTGCaataaagtattttgaaattctAAATATACacaaaattgaaatatttggaggaaaaaaatgtgattagAGATTATGTTTGTCTGGACgttaaaaaaaacacctcagtCAAGTAAAGAACAGGATTATGCCTATATCTGAAGTCAAGAAACACCACCATTTATTAGCTGAAGACTGCTTTACTTGGCAACAGCTTCAATTGCTCAAATGCAATTTGCAATGAAAAATCAGGCTATACTTTGGTGAGAATAAATACTTTTAACAGTACGCCAACTTTCTTTTTCACACTCAATAGCTTCTGAGATCTATTTATGCAGGGGTCTTCCCATTTCTGGGCAacaaacagtttatttttacaACATAGAATTATTAAACCTAGATTATCAAACTATAAATAAATGTGCCTTTAAAAATCCAACAACAAAGGAGATGTGTGTCACAGCATAAAAACTCATAAAGTCATTTTAAAGTGTCAGATTCCTCTTTGTTTGTAAATATCTCTATTATATTTGAAACAGTTTTCTTCCAACTATTTATTCATACTGTATTATTCATTCTAATTCTTATGGTCTTGTTTGTAAAAACAAATGAGAtatcaatttatttaaaaggacTTATCAAGGAGCATCTCTATAAATAAAGTCATGTACAATGATACTAagataaatatttgtgtttaaacACAATTGACTATTTTTCTACAGGAATTTAATTTCTATGGGAATTAAAGTATGCACTTTAGAAAACTCAACTTTTTATGGAGAAAAACACAACAGCAGTGTTTGGACAGGCTGCCAAAACGATGCTATATTTAGCATGGAGCAAAAAGGACAAAACCAACATCCAGCACACACTGTTTCCTAATCCTTATTTCTCATTTATACTTAGAAAATATCAGATTATAGATTCAACATTTATAAAACAACTTGTCTCAAAGGAGTTGCCCACATGAAAAAATCAAGTACATCCCTATGCATGcataatttttctgatttaataattaattttaaaaatatttttttaacccaaAGCTTGGCTCATGGACCTTACACAACATATGTACACCCTTGGTGGCCAGAGAAACATAAATCAGTGGGAGTAGCCAGACTTTTGGAAATCAAGCAGTATTTCCCTTGTTCAGTGGTGGAGTTTTCTACAAATAAGTATACTGTCATGGAAACAAATGATTTTTGTAGACTCATCCCCTACAGTCAGAATGTTGGTTTACTAGTTAAATAATATCCTGATGAGTAGACAAATAAATATCCtggagcagattttttttttgttttcttcccaaatccTCATTTTTCAAATCTCTTccaggaaggagcagaaagGAGAAGGCACAAGAGATGTGCATACTTTACCCAGTCCCTTCCTCTAAGGGTTCAAATGttgatgatattttaaaatgtggcaCTTGCAGTACCTTGTGAAAAGTAAACAGCACAGCATAAAGAAAtcaatgtttttataaatttaaCTGTGCTAATTCAGGCTCTGATAGTCAAGCAGTGCTTTTTGACAAGGGGCATTCATCCACATGTGGACATTCACTGACACCATTGTACCTCTGTTCTCTCCAGATTGCTTCTCTCTAGCCCCATGCTGTAAACTCAGTATTTCTAGCATATTAAAGAGAAATTCTAAGCATTTTCAATTCTGCTGATCATTAATAATTTCCAGTAAAGTTATATCACCTACAGAGGATTTTTCTCTAATGTGAATAGCCTAGATTTTCTTAGACTGTGGCCAAGCTGAATGTCAAGACTAACTGAGATTGTTTAAGCAGCTTCCCATCTTTGActgttttttcctgcctctgaaCTCCACACCCAGTACTTGTGTGAGTTCAGCAGAATCAAAGAAACTGAGCTGGATGAAAAATAGGGGAGAGGGGAGGTGCTAGAAAAGGTTATTTTCCAGAAGGATCAGTTTAACAGTTCACCTTCCAGCTGCACAACCATCCATGCCAGCTGGATGAAGTGAAGTCAGGAATTGaagagagggagcaggaggtgacagaggcTGCCAAATCAGGTAGTGCTGAGACTAGGGAAGCCCTGGTACCTCTTGAAGACCGCCCAGCAACAGCCCACTTAATTTGATGGGGCAGTATTTTGGTGATTTTCAATCTTTGATATATGCCATGTTCAGTAATTGCTCAGAAGAACAGTACTCAGTTCACTCTTCCCTGAGCTGCATGGATTCCATGAGAGGACAGGGCAGTAAAACTCTTCATCCATTTAGAAAGGGCTGTTTTTGCAGTCATTCTTTAGAAAAGagcttactttaaaaaagacCCAGATACATATAAATACTACTGGTAAAAATAGAGCCAtgttatatttacatttttcagtcattcaaggtcactgactttttttttctcaaccaCCTGATAGTACAGTTCCCTCCCTGCAAAGATGCTGCAAGTAATATCTGCAGACAAAGCCTGTAAGTATTCCTAGAGTTACAGAAGTTGTGGCTTTTAAAAAGTCAACAGCTTCATTCTGTTaactcttttttgttgttgctgttgtgcAGATCTATGTATCTACTTCTCCTAGGCTGGAACAAAAAAGccatttccatttcattctAGCATTTCTCCAGATGTTTGCAAAAATTCAAATAGAAGCAGTGAATTTTTAATCAGAACAACATGCATATGCTGAACAAGACACACTGATATCATTAGTCTGATAATACTGAAAAACCCTCAGAACTGTAACTTCCCATGAGCATAAACTATTGGTATGATCCCAAATActcattttttcttaattttcctcATAAAGGATCAATAGTTCACTGATGTAACAGCACCTTATTAGCCTATCTTGAGACAGTGGTCTACCTGTTTCAGAACTGCCTGttttagttatttttctgtttgcactCTCCaaacatattaaaaacaaaatagaaaacattatATATGTTGTTTCATGTCAaaagatatgaaaataattatggGACATTGCCCATAGTCCTCGTGCTCATAAACTGAAGAAGTTACAGCTAATCTATGACTGAAGAAGGATGCATGATGAGATACAAGGTAAGAGacaaattttctttcagcaaatgGATTTATTGACAATTGACTATGACCATGTACAGCATCTATGCATCTCCCATTGGAAGAATATCCAGTGATAGAGCTAACGTTAGTGTGATACACAGCTTTACTCAATAATCCCACTGCATTTCTAACAACAAACAGTGGTGTACTCCACAATCATAAATGGCCAAAAGCATCCAGGTGtcaaaaagaacagaaattttaaattcttaacaaaaaatgaaacttgATACTGCATTCCTTcaattttaattccatttaaCATGGTGTCTATTGCAGTGAATTTTAATCTGTACACTGACAACAGAGTTTGGCCCCTGATATTCATGAAAACTACAGCCTGtcaaaatgaaattcaaaagGATTTCTTGCTACTGACCCAAGAAACAAGACTTcgattttttctttctcattggaaaagacaaagatTAAGGCAAATGATCGCTACACTCTCTCCCTCAGAACATAAAGTCTTTTCTCTCTATTCAGTCACTGAACTCCAACCAAAGGTACCAGTTACTATGGTATCTTTAGTAAACACTTGTtcatctgaaaaaatgaaaagaaaaaaaaaaagagaaaatccccaaattgCTTACTTGCAATTATGGTAATAAACAACTTGTAGTCACGAACACCTCGGGTCAGCAATGAATGCATGATACTGAGACAAATGTCTCCATAGTACACTAACACTTCCTTCAAGCCATTCAGTTCCACAAGAGTTCATCTGAGGTTGCACATTAAATTCAAAGGAACAGAAGTTTTATCAATGGTCTCAACAATTTACCAAACTCCATCtaaaacatttgcatttaaagTGCAATCCTGATTTGGACCTCTTTAACTAGCTCATTTGTAGACCACACAGAGGGAATTATTAATGTAAACTAAACCACCGTATTTTGTAATAACAGAACCACATTCTgtaaatatttaggaaaaagtCTGAGAAGTAGATAGCAACTGACCATAAAATGATTAGCATTGCTCtgaaaccaaaagcaaaatcctaattaaaaaaaaaaaaaaccaacaaccaacaaaccaaaacaacaaacattatatactacTGCATAAGGGTTTAACTCTAGCATTACTCACCCAGCTACACAAAACACATAATCTAGATTAAtacacaaaatgttttatttcacagtgAGGTACATAAAGCTTCTAACTTTAGTAGGCTAAGGCTGGGAGAGAATTGCCTGTTAGGAAAAAGATTGTTTCACATTCCTGAAATATTCTCACCTATTATTGTTTCGGAAGTAAGGCACCAATGATTCTTTATCCATCAATAGTTCACCTCTGCACCCACCCATTTAGAAATAAAGGTGGATTATGTGAGGTCAGTGATCTGCTGACCATCATGGACCCAGACAACTACAGCACACATTAATGTGTACAAGTACCAAGCAGTATTTATTCaagaacaattttaaaatagctcATTTGTAAACATTCTACAAAAATCTGTTAGTTTTTTCTTAGTGGTGTCAGCAATATATTCCTGTAGAACTAACCAGCTGCATTATTGTTTCTCGTTTACAGAAAACTATAAAAGCACATTAATTGTGCACATTAAATTGCCTCACATTCCGTTTGAGTTGAAACGGCACAGCCTTCAAACTATTCAGCAAACACCCCTACATTTCCAGCCCTCCAGACAACTCCCTGGTTGCAAACAGTTCAATGAAAAGATGACCCTCGATCCAAATTTTTGATTAGGAAGGGCTGGTGCCTTGGAAAAACCTGTTCAAAGCTCCTCACACAGGGCCAGGCCGCTCACTGGAATTTGTTCCCAACCTGCAGTCGGAGGAAGCCACCTGTAAAATAGCACACTTAAATTAACAGCTCTGAGTTTCCTTAAGGGAGGCGCTGGCTGCTGTTGGCAGTAGCTCCTGCCGTTTGCTCCTCATGGTTACCGCCTGTCAGGGCTTTTCCTTGGGTTAGTGACCGTTCCTGACAAAACGGTGAGGAGCCGGCAGAAGTAACCCCGTCCCACAGACAGACTCAGCCCCGGCCCGCAGTAAGGGCGGCTGAACGCAGCCACGGAGCCGCACCATCCCCTCGGAGGCCGCGACCCCTGGGCCCGCACCATCCCCTCGCAGAGCGGCGTCCGCCTTCCCCCGCCGCGCTGTCGCGGCTGCGGGGCCCCGGCGGGCTCAGTCGGTGAAGCGCTGCAGCAGGTGCTCATCGCCGTGCCGGCCGCTGCCGCTGTCCATGAAGCGCTCACAGGGGAACTCGATGAGGTCGGCCTCGCTGAGGGCGcaggcggcggcgccgcggggtGGCCGGTGGGACTGGAAGCCCGAGAAGTCGGCGGAGACTCCAGTGCCCATGGAGCGGAGCGGGCGGCGTGTGGAGTAGAGCTGCCGCACGTGGACCGGGGCCGCCTTCCGACGCCGACGGCCCAGCACCTTCTTGCGCAGCAGGCGGGCGGCCCAGGCGGCCAGAgccgccagcagcagcagcgcgtTCACCGCCAGCAGCACCAGCGTGAGCAGCTGCTGGTCGGGGCCGCGgggcccgcccgccgccgccgcggtgCCGCCCTCGGGCAGGGTGACCAGCCCCGCGCAGTGGTCCCGCGGCGCCACCGGGCACACGCGGCCGCCCAGGACGCCCTCGACGCAGACGAGGTAGGGGGTGTCCGGGCGGAGCTCCCGCAGCGTGGCCGCCGGCTCCCCGCGCTCCGGCAGGTACACGAAGCGCTGGAACTTGACGGCGGCGCCGAAGCGGTCGAAGAGGAGGCGGAATCGCGCCGGGCCCAGCAGGCGGGGGCTGCGGTGCGGCCGTACGGCCCAGCGCACCGTCACCCAGTTGGAGCCCACCGCCTCCACCGACAGGTTGTGCAGGAACAGCTTGTTGAAGTCGCACGGGTCGGACACCAGCGGCGGGAACCCTGCGGCACCGGCCCGTCGAGGCCACGCTGCTGCACTGGGCAGCGGTGCCGGCGTGGGGCTGGCGGCTATGGGCACCCCCATCATCAGGCGGGCGGTGGAGGCGGCCGGCGGTGACCCTGGGGGCAGCCCCGCTGCACTGTTGTTGCCACCAAGTCCCTCGGGGGATGGCGGGGAGGGAGAGGCACCATCGGGGCAGGGGCCGCCGTCCTGCGGCAGCGACAGCTGGGCATCCTGCACGTAGTCGAGGTACTTGCCGGCCAGGGCGGGTGGCAGGTGGCACTGCACGAAGACGGTGAGCAGGCGGCCCTGGGAGTGCCAGGCCGCCAGCCAGCGCTTGAGGCCGCGAAGGCGGCAGTCGCAGCTCCAGGTAttcccttccagctccaggCGGTagagggccaggctggaggcgAAGAGCTCCCCGGGGAGCGTGGCCAGTGCGTTGTCCCGCAGGCTGAGCTCGCGCAAGCGGCCGAGGCGGCCGAAGGCGGCCGGGTGCAGGGCGGTCAGTGCATTGCGGCTCAGATCCAGTGCCTCCAGGCTGTCCAGCGGCTCCAGTAGTGTTGCAGGTAGGTGGCTCAGCAGGTTCCCCTCCAGGCGCAGCTCCTTCAGCGAGCCCAGCCCCCTGAAAGCATCCGGGGCCAGGTGAGACAGTCGGTTGCCGCTGAGTGAGAGCTTTGCCAAGCCGGGCAGGTGCTGGAAGAGCCCGCCTGTCAGCTGCCGCAGGCTGttgctggccagcagcagggtgTGAAGGGAGCGCAGCGGCCCAAAGATGTCTGGGTGGCGAAGGGAGCTCTGCTGGTTCCCTGAGAGGTCGAGGAAGCGCAACTTGGCCAGGCCAGTGAAAGCACCCCGACTCAGCCAGCGGATGCGGTTGGACTCCAGGTGCAGATAGAGTAAGTTTGGCAGCCCTGAGAAAGTGGAATCGCCCAGCGAGCCCAGCTCATTGCCATCCAGTCGCAGCTTGACAAGGCTGTCGAGGCCAGAGAAGGAGGCAGCGCTGAGACGGCCGATCTCGTTGGCGTTCACGTAGAGGATGCGCAGCTTGGC is part of the Vidua chalybeata isolate OUT-0048 chromosome 1, bVidCha1 merged haplotype, whole genome shotgun sequence genome and encodes:
- the TRIL gene encoding TLR4 interactor with leucine rich repeats, which translates into the protein MGPPRRVRLMVLPRVLWGSVPLILLLLPAAEPICPEPCDCQQHQHLLCTNRGLRSVPKTAEPQDILTYSLGGNFIANISAFDFHRLAGLQRLDLQYNRIRSLHPKAFERLERLEELYLGNNLLPALAPGTLSTLAKLRILYVNANEIGRLSAASFSGLDSLVKLRLDGNELGSLGDSTFSGLPNLLYLHLESNRIRWLSRGAFTGLAKLRFLDLSGNQQSSLRHPDIFGPLRSLHTLLLASNSLRQLTGGLFQHLPGLAKLSLSGNRLSHLAPDAFRGLGSLKELRLEGNLLSHLPATLLEPLDSLEALDLSRNALTALHPAAFGRLGRLRELSLRDNALATLPGELFASSLALYRLELEGNTWSCDCRLRGLKRWLAAWHSQGRLLTVFVQCHLPPALAGKYLDYVQDAQLSLPQDGGPCPDGASPSPPSPEGLGGNNSAAGLPPGSPPAASTARLMMGVPIAASPTPAPLPSAAAWPRRAGAAGFPPLVSDPCDFNKLFLHNLSVEAVGSNWVTVRWAVRPHRSPRLLGPARFRLLFDRFGAAVKFQRFVYLPERGEPAATLRELRPDTPYLVCVEGVLGGRVCPVAPRDHCAGLVTLPEGGTAAAAGGPRGPDQQLLTLVLLAVNALLLLAALAAWAARLLRKKVLGRRRRKAAPVHVRQLYSTRRPLRSMGTGVSADFSGFQSHRPPRGAAACALSEADLIEFPCERFMDSGSGRHGDEHLLQRFTD